In one Diabrotica virgifera virgifera chromosome 5, PGI_DIABVI_V3a genomic region, the following are encoded:
- the LOC126885301 gene encoding zinc finger protein Noc — translation MVVLEGGSMLSSAGNQYLQPDYLSPLPTTLDAKKSPLALLAQTCSQIGADSPTTKTLISPLDKAKKIGSDNLRTSPTTGKEKTDKASPRITPSEQRLAFKPYETNVVTKRTEETRPSSENSVHNGDDKKSDNGSAGRKTASPSRNSSATPVTDTGKSSPEQKCATPSARGASPIIRSGLEILQGHPKDTPLGTFKPSALSSGLSGLNNPLSALCCPPGLEATNPAFRPPFPGASFSAQHAAMFAAGYPGGNPGPYLSYARVKTPSGGEALVPVCKDPYCTGCQFSLQNQQLLMSGAAGPCPSGCTQCDHQKYNLAMAMSLVPPGPVPTSSLAYSQLGRPYVCNWIAGDTYCGKRFVTSEELLQHLRTHTNGSDPATSASSSLLSHHSLFSSASLHRAGYPNPPLSPLSAARYHPYGKPTLPTSLGASPYSAFNPTSLGPYYSAYSVYGQRLGAAAVHQ, via the exons ATGGTGGTGTTAGAAGGTGGCAGCATGTTGTCCTCAGCGGGCAATCAGTACCTTCAACCGGATTATCTATCCCCTTTACCTACAACG CTCGATGCGAAAAAGAGTCCATTGGCTCTATTGGCACAAACGTGCAGTCAAATAGGAGCCGATTCGCCCACAACAAAGACGCTTATTTCTCCATTAGATAAAGCCAAGAAGATTGGTAGCGATAACTTACGAACTTCTCCAACTACAGGAAAAGAAAAAACCGACAAAGCATCCCCACGGATAACACCAAGTGAACAAAGGTTGGCGTTTAAACCGTATGAAACTAACGTGGTGACGAAGAGAACCGAAGAGACTCGTCCAAGTTCTGAGAATAGTGTACACAATGGGGACGATAAAAAATCTGACAATGGTAGTGCTGGAAGAAAAACCGCGTCACCGTCCAGGAACTCATCAGCTACTCCCGTCACCGACACTGGGAAAAGTTCTCCAGAGCAGAAATGTGCTACCCCATCAGCAAGAGGCGCCAGTCCTATTATTCGGTCAGGGCTAGAAATACTGCAAGGCCACCCGAAAGATACTCCTCTTGGAACATTTAAACCTAGTGCGTTATCATCCGGTTTGAGTGGTTTGAATAATCCTTTGAGTGCTTTGTGTTGTCCACCCGGATTAGAGGCAACTAATCCTGCATTTAGACCTCCGTTTCCCGGTGCTTCGTTTAGTGCGCAACACGCAGCTATGTTTGCTGCAGGATACCCTGGCGGTAATCCAGGTCCCTACTTAAGTTATGCTCGTGTGAAGACTCCTTCAGGTGGCGAAGCATTAGTTCCAGTTTGTAAAGATCCCTACTGCACAGGATGTCAATTTAGTTTACAAAATCAACAATTACTGATGAGTGGTGCTGCAGGTCCTTGCCCTTCTGGATGCACCCAGTGTGATCACCAAAAGTACAATTTAGCCATGGCGATGTCTTTGGTTCCTCCAGGTCCAGTTCCCACATCGTCCTTAGCGTATTCTCAGCTAGGAAGACCTTATGTATGCAATTGGATAGCAGGTGACACATATTGTGGAAAGAGGTTCGTTACATCAGAGGAACTCTTACAGCATCTCAGAACTCACACCAATGGATCTGATCCAGCCACATCAGCCAGCTCGTCCTTACTTAGTCACCATTCGTTATTCTCCTCAGCCTCTCTACATCGGGCGGGATATCCCAATCCACCTCTGAGCCCATTATCTGCAGCGAGGTACCATCCTTATGGAAAACCCACTTTACCAACATCTTTGGGTGCTTCTCCATACAGTGCATTTAATCCAACGAGTTTAGGACCTTATTATTCCGCGTATTCTGTTTATGGACAAAGGTTGGGGGCAGCAGCCGTACACCAATAG